One Branchiostoma floridae strain S238N-H82 chromosome 1, Bfl_VNyyK, whole genome shotgun sequence genomic region harbors:
- the LOC118417067 gene encoding spermatogenesis-associated protein 7-like isoform X2 — MSEMSYTDVPPQPAPRRRSRQEEESRVPPLDIEKDADHARWVEQQAKRMEKLTVKEDSWSAAPQPAERRMSDTNSTKNRTKSQTMKQIEAEEEELKYLEFVTDVTNDILARGIFTNKVLLQVFDSHVQKRDGELNETRMRQMIDILREDLGIADDSKAPDTRYTLRPRPDEDMLEDKPSTMGSDTFGPEDVNREYENILNKQATGDGLDDTETIPKDISEARTENGHTEDDRHAPVGSPLSLSDDEDRKESDDEDDGKEERRDSTSSPTLSSTSTSEKSLSASMS, encoded by the exons ATGAGTGAGATGAGCTACACGGATGTCCCGCCACAGCCTGCCCCACGGAGGAGGAGTAGGCAGGAGGAGGAGAGCCGTGTGCCTCCTCTGGACATAGAGAAGGATGCTGACCATGCCAGATGGGTGGAGCAGCAGGCCAA GAGAATGGAGAAGCTAACAGTGAAGGAGGACTCCTGGAGTGCTGCACCCCAGCCAGCTGAGAGGAGGATGTCTGACACTAACAG CACTAAGAATAGGACCAAGTCTCAGACTATGAAACAGATAGAGGCAGA GGAGGAGGAGCTGAAGTACCTGGAGTTTGTGACAGATGTGACAAACGACATCCTGGCTAGGGGCATATTTACCAACAA GGTCCTGCTGCAAGTGTTTGACAGTCATGTCCAGAAGAGGGATGGAGAGTTGAATGAG ACCCGGATGCGGCAAATGATCGACATCCTTCGAGAAGATTTGGGCATCGCTGATGATTCCAAGGCCCCAGACACCCGCTACACTCTCCGCCCCAGGCCTGATGAGGACATGCTAGAGGACAAGCCGTCTACGATGGGGAGTGACACGTTTGGGCCAGAGGACGTCAACAGGGAATATGAAAACATTCTAAATAAACAAGCCACGGGGGATGGCTTGGATGATACAGAAACTATCCCCAAAGACATTTCAGAAGCACGTACAGAGAATGGACATACTGAAGATGACAGACACGCCCCTGTTGGGTCTCCTCTTAGTCTGTCAGATGATGAAGACAGGAAAGAGtcagatgatgaggatgatgggAAGGAGGAGAGGAGAGACAGTACCAGCTCACCTACTCTGAGCTCCACATCCACATCTGAGAAGAGTTTGAGTGCATCTATGTCCTGA
- the LOC118417067 gene encoding spermatogenesis-associated protein 7-like isoform X1, with protein sequence MSEMSYTDVPPQPAPRRRSRQEEESRVPPLDIEKDADHARWVEQQAKRMEKLTVKEDSWSAAPQPAERRMSDTNRSMYSTKNRTKSQTMKQIEAEEEELKYLEFVTDVTNDILARGIFTNKVLLQVFDSHVQKRDGELNETRMRQMIDILREDLGIADDSKAPDTRYTLRPRPDEDMLEDKPSTMGSDTFGPEDVNREYENILNKQATGDGLDDTETIPKDISEARTENGHTEDDRHAPVGSPLSLSDDEDRKESDDEDDGKEERRDSTSSPTLSSTSTSEKSLSASMS encoded by the exons ATGAGTGAGATGAGCTACACGGATGTCCCGCCACAGCCTGCCCCACGGAGGAGGAGTAGGCAGGAGGAGGAGAGCCGTGTGCCTCCTCTGGACATAGAGAAGGATGCTGACCATGCCAGATGGGTGGAGCAGCAGGCCAA GAGAATGGAGAAGCTAACAGTGAAGGAGGACTCCTGGAGTGCTGCACCCCAGCCAGCTGAGAGGAGGATGTCTGACACTAACAGGTCCATGTACAG CACTAAGAATAGGACCAAGTCTCAGACTATGAAACAGATAGAGGCAGA GGAGGAGGAGCTGAAGTACCTGGAGTTTGTGACAGATGTGACAAACGACATCCTGGCTAGGGGCATATTTACCAACAA GGTCCTGCTGCAAGTGTTTGACAGTCATGTCCAGAAGAGGGATGGAGAGTTGAATGAG ACCCGGATGCGGCAAATGATCGACATCCTTCGAGAAGATTTGGGCATCGCTGATGATTCCAAGGCCCCAGACACCCGCTACACTCTCCGCCCCAGGCCTGATGAGGACATGCTAGAGGACAAGCCGTCTACGATGGGGAGTGACACGTTTGGGCCAGAGGACGTCAACAGGGAATATGAAAACATTCTAAATAAACAAGCCACGGGGGATGGCTTGGATGATACAGAAACTATCCCCAAAGACATTTCAGAAGCACGTACAGAGAATGGACATACTGAAGATGACAGACACGCCCCTGTTGGGTCTCCTCTTAGTCTGTCAGATGATGAAGACAGGAAAGAGtcagatgatgaggatgatgggAAGGAGGAGAGGAGAGACAGTACCAGCTCACCTACTCTGAGCTCCACATCCACATCTGAGAAGAGTTTGAGTGCATCTATGTCCTGA
- the LOC118425636 gene encoding spermatogenesis-associated protein 7-like, which translates to MAGRPKSRGSPVPPGVMASPFKGHLVLKSSPFAPSTNKITEQYMIQDHLSVHYKKLSTAKPAIDNRVPASMVKSVKYRDQQRRLMLEKEMKKFQKELKSARSASRMSSRPNTPMKAQHPEQDLSASDLDLLENILEDKHRSPSHYRNPNIVPSNIPPQPRPRRPRSAQPRYPDDLETSTAIAQEVASPPPARPRSAYSVRSARSRTSSVPMATQRTNMDQSKVIQLPRNTPDGDILNTRAHKFRSPDKPFTPRTLNRTGVQSRLSQSKCYNPPRRKKAPKPADNDG; encoded by the exons ATGGCGGGAAGGCCCAAGAGCCGAG GGAGCCCGGTCCCCCCAGGTGTCATGGCATCGCCTTTCAAGGGTCACCTTGTCCTGAAAAGCAGTC CCTTTGCTCCTTCAACCAACAAGATCACAGAGCAGTACATGATCCAGGACCATCTGAGTGTTCACTACAAGAAACTGTCTACTGCCAAAC CTGCCATTGACAATAGAGTACCTGCCTCCATGGTGAAAAGTGTCAAAT ATCGGGACCAGCAAAGGCGCCTGATGCTGGAGAAGGAGATGAAGAAGTTCCAGAAGGAGCTGAAGTCTGCCCGCAGTGCCTCCAGGATGAGCTCACGACCCAACACACCCATGAAGGCCCAGCACCCAGAACAG GATCTGTCTGCAAGTGATCTTGACCTTCTGGAAAATATCCTGGAGGACAAGCATCGTTCTCCCAGCCACTACCGCAACCCCAACATCGTCCCGTCTAACATTCCTCCCCAGCCTCGGCCCAGGAGACCTCGGTCTGCACAGCCTCGG TACCCTGATGACCTGGAGACATCCACAGCCATTGCCCAGGAGGTGGCCTCCCCACCCCCCGCCCGACCCAGGTCGGCTTACAGCGTCAGGAGTGCACGGAGTCGTACAAGCAGCGTCCCCATGGCCACGCAGAGAACAAACATGGACCAATCAAAAGTCATCCAGCTGCCCCGCAACACGCCGGACGGCGACATCCTGAACACGCGAGCACACAAGTTCCGCAGTCCGGACAAACCGTTCACCCCCAGGACCCTGAACCGGACAGGAGTCCAGTCTCGGCTGTCTCAGTCCAAGTGCTACAACCCACCTCGCAGGAAAAAGGCTCCAAAACCTGCAGATAATGATGGGTGA
- the LOC118423789 gene encoding potassium channel subfamily K member 2-like, translating into MKGKVVALLGILNLCWLLIGGGVFSALEWQNESVQRVSYEGYRSRLLQNYSCLTEEEVTNFITAIVTAVNAGLTLDNSTASDTSNWDFGNSIFFSSTVITTIGYGHISPSTYGGQAFLVPYALIGIPLCGLMLNGIGENIGGYVTKKKEQYKKRWSKKVSEKTAGVLVMLILFLLFLVFMVLIPSAIFLALEGWSYHISIYYSFVTLTTIGFGDYVPGEGFISCILSTPWKNHAEI; encoded by the exons ATGAAGGGAAAGGTTGTAGCGCTCCTGGGCATCTTGAACCTGTGCTGGCTGCTGATTGGTGGCGGTGTGTTCAGCGCCCTGGAGTGGCAGAATGAGTCTGTGCAGAGGGTGAGCTACGAGGGCTACCGCAGCCGCCTGCTGCAGAACTACTCCTGCCTGACTGAGGAGGAGGTCACTAACTTCATCACG GCAATAGTGACAGCAGTCAATGCAGGTCTGACTCTGGACAACTCCACTGCTTCAGACACCAGTAACTGGGACTTTGGGAACTCCATTTTCTTCTCTTCTACAGTGATCACAACTATAG GTTATGGCCACATCTCCCCCTCTACCTATGGAGGACAGGCCTTTCTGGTCCCGTATGCCTTAATCGGGATCCCTTTGTGTGGCCTGATGTTGAACGGTATTGGAGAAAACATAGGGGGCTACgtgacaaaaaagaaagaacaatatAAG AAACGCTGGTCCAAGAAAGTAAGTGAGAAAACAGCTGGAGTGCTGGTGATGCTGATCCTCTTCCTCCTGTTCCTGGTGTTCATGGTTCTCATCCCTTCTGCCATTTTCCTGGCACTGGAGGGCTGGTCGTACCACATCAGCATCTACTACTCATTTGTCACCCTCACCACCATCGGCTTCGGTGACTATGTACCAGGTGAGGGATTCATATCCTGCATACTCAGCACTCCATGGAAAAATCATGCAGAGATATAA